The nucleotide sequence GATGAAAATCTTTGTTTTTAATTATTTATCTCCCAGAAAAGCAGCGGAACTGCTGGAAGGAATGGATGATGAGAGTTTTGCTTTAAAAATCATGAACAATCTGGAGCTTCCCAATGCGGTATTGCTTTATGATTTTGAGGTAGAACTGGCCGCCCATTTCAATGCCCTGAGAGAACAAAGCACCCTTGGTGCCGGTGAATATCTGCAGAAACTGGCAGCGATAATGGAATTTTTACCGGAAAACAAGCGTGAACAGATTTTATCCAAATATACAGGGGTAAATGAAGAATTTGCTAATAAACTCAGAACGCTTATTTTTACCTTTGAGGATTTTAATGATATTAGTGATCAGGTTTTCCAGACTATCTTGTTCGAAATATCAGATTTCCGGCTGATTGCTTATTCCCGTTTAAATACTACTGCCGTTCTGGCGGAAAAAATTAACCGTTGTCTGACGGAGCGAACCCGTACCATTGTCGATTCCGAAAGTATAGGGTTGGAAAAGAAAATTTCAGCCGAACAAATTGAAGATGCCAAGAGGAAGATTGTAGGAATTGCCAGAAAATTGGAACAAAAAGGAGGGATCAAATTAACCCATGAACCAGAAAAATAAAAGTTTTTACAACAGTTATCCGGACCCGACAACTATTTTAGGCGTAATAGCGGGAATATTGGTTTTGCTTATGGCCATAGGCTTGGACAGGGGCTTGAAGTTTTTTATTCAGAAGGAAGCCATTGTGATAGTTTTCGGCGGAACGCTGGCTGCATCATTGGTCCATTTTCCCTTAACCCA is from Candidatus Margulisiibacteriota bacterium and encodes:
- a CDS encoding FliG C-terminal domain-containing protein, giving the protein MTEIMQETKSNPNLEKAAVLLLAIENMAPGITIKIINTLGEEKAKPLLEQIAKTGRINNEKRVEVINDFYSIALDKQYVFGGLDVSSKLLKESFGINKANEFFKNKKDKFRFLEDVPLSELKEFLLKETDQMKIFVFNYLSPRKAAELLEGMDDESFALKIMNNLELPNAVLLYDFEVELAAHFNALREQSTLGAGEYLQKLAAIMEFLPENKREQILSKYTGVNEEFANKLRTLIFTFEDFNDISDQVFQTILFEISDFRLIAYSRLNTTAVLAEKINRCLTERTRTIVDSESIGLEKKISAEQIEDAKRKIVGIARKLEQKGGIKLTHEPEK